One Candidatus Eisenbacteria bacterium genomic window carries:
- a CDS encoding endo alpha-1,4 polygalactosaminidase, giving the protein MRRVGKGGILIESLVSSFLILGCGDNGTGSEAPETTTYRTEMRNFVEKISAESKRIDVSFEIIPQNGHELLTENGGADGAISAVYLASINGIGREDLFYGYNADNTATPGAEKDEMLAFMNLAEENNIEVLVTDYCSTRSFVDNSYLQSELRGYISFAANHRDLDNIPPYPYPPFNKHNGNVGNLQAAKNFLYLLDGSSFADRQTYLAALAQTDYDILIIDAFYEDSALTSGEIEPLRMKHSGGSRLVIAYMSIGEAEDYRYYWQTDWAQHPPAWLAEENPDWPGNYKVKYWEDEWQEIICGQSGSYLQKILSAGFDGAYLDLIDAYEFFEERGAPGGFDSP; this is encoded by the coding sequence ATGCGACGGGTCGGCAAAGGCGGCATTTTGATCGAATCCCTCGTCTCGAGCTTTCTCATCCTGGGTTGCGGTGACAACGGAACAGGAAGCGAGGCGCCGGAAACGACAACCTATCGGACCGAAATGAGAAATTTCGTCGAGAAAATCAGCGCGGAATCCAAACGAATCGATGTCTCATTTGAGATTATCCCACAAAACGGCCATGAACTGCTCACGGAAAACGGCGGTGCCGACGGAGCGATTTCCGCGGTCTATTTGGCGTCCATTAATGGGATAGGAAGAGAAGATCTTTTTTATGGCTACAATGCCGACAATACGGCGACGCCGGGGGCGGAGAAGGACGAAATGTTGGCGTTTATGAATCTTGCGGAAGAAAACAATATTGAGGTGCTGGTCACGGATTATTGTTCAACTAGGTCGTTCGTCGACAATTCATATCTTCAGAGTGAACTGAGAGGGTATATCTCATTTGCCGCCAATCACCGGGACCTCGACAATATTCCTCCTTATCCCTATCCGCCTTTTAATAAGCACAATGGGAATGTGGGCAATCTCCAGGCGGCGAAAAACTTTCTCTATCTGCTGGATGGATCCTCCTTCGCGGACAGGCAGACATATCTGGCTGCTCTCGCGCAAACCGATTATGATATTCTCATCATCGACGCATTTTATGAGGACAGCGCATTGACATCCGGCGAGATTGAACCCTTGCGCATGAAGCATTCAGGGGGATCCCGCCTCGTTATTGCCTATATGTCCATTGGGGAAGCGGAAGACTATCGATATTACTGGCAGACGGATTGGGCGCAGCATCCCCCCGCGTGGCTTGCCGAAGAAAATCCCGATTGGCCGGGGAATTATAAAGTTAAATACTGGGAAGATGAATGGCAGGAGATCATTTGCGGACAATCCGGGTCCTACCTCCAGAAGATCTTGAGCGCCGGATTCGACGGCGCCTACCTGGATCTCATCGATGCGTACGAGTTTTTCGAAGAGCGGGGAGCGCCGGGCGGGTTCGATTCCCCTTGA
- a CDS encoding trimethylamine methyltransferase family protein: protein MRPVLKFLDDALIQAILSEARDILCHLGMEIHNKNALALLGDHGADIDMGHWRAKFPGKLIDDALAAAPNSFKLYNAYGDVAHDLVDNNVQFVPGSAAITVLDYETGRMRKPTTADYIQHVKLVEGLSNIASQSTAFIAADVTEQIQDSYRLYLSLLYGRKPVVTGAFTIESFNLMKDLQIAVRGSEEELKAKPLTVFSVCPTAPLKWSDVTSQNLLDCARSSIPVEYISMPLLGFMSPVTIVGGLVQHTAETLSGLVMSQLANPGAPVLYGGSPALFDVRFETTPMGAVETQMIDCAYNEIGKYLGLPTQAYISLSDAKQLDAQAGLETSMGATLAGLSGINSISGPGMLDFESCQSLEKLVLDNELAGMIFHLLRGIEPKEDFPALPHFQELVKEGHLLIAKHTRKHLRTEHHFPGPVIDRANSSRWLEEGALTLNERAHREVERILTAYQPTTLPQSVKAELTELMEREARRHGMDALPTQS, encoded by the coding sequence TTGAGACCCGTTCTTAAATTTCTAGATGATGCCTTAATTCAGGCGATTCTCTCCGAAGCCCGGGACATCCTTTGTCATTTAGGGATGGAAATCCATAACAAAAACGCCCTAGCTCTGCTTGGAGATCACGGCGCCGACATCGATATGGGCCATTGGCGGGCCAAGTTCCCCGGCAAGCTCATCGACGACGCCCTGGCGGCGGCCCCGAACTCCTTCAAGCTATATAATGCTTATGGCGATGTCGCGCACGATCTGGTGGATAACAATGTGCAATTTGTTCCCGGATCGGCTGCGATCACCGTGCTGGATTATGAAACCGGCCGGATGCGCAAGCCCACAACGGCGGACTACATCCAGCACGTCAAGCTCGTTGAGGGGCTTTCAAATATCGCGTCACAAAGCACGGCTTTTATTGCGGCGGATGTCACTGAACAGATTCAGGACAGCTACCGATTGTATCTGAGTCTTCTCTATGGCCGGAAGCCCGTCGTGACCGGCGCCTTTACCATTGAGTCCTTCAATCTTATGAAGGATTTACAAATCGCCGTCCGCGGCTCGGAAGAGGAGCTGAAAGCCAAACCCCTCACCGTGTTTTCGGTCTGCCCCACCGCGCCGCTCAAGTGGAGCGACGTCACCTCTCAAAACCTCCTCGACTGCGCCCGCAGCTCGATTCCGGTTGAGTATATCTCGATGCCTTTGCTGGGATTCATGTCGCCGGTGACGATCGTCGGAGGCCTTGTACAACACACGGCGGAAACACTAAGCGGCCTTGTTATGAGCCAGCTGGCCAATCCCGGCGCACCGGTTCTCTACGGCGGTTCGCCGGCGCTCTTTGATGTCCGCTTCGAGACCACTCCTATGGGCGCGGTGGAAACTCAAATGATCGACTGCGCCTACAATGAAATCGGCAAATATCTCGGTCTTCCGACGCAGGCGTACATTTCATTAAGCGATGCAAAGCAGCTTGACGCTCAAGCCGGCCTCGAAACCTCCATGGGCGCAACCCTCGCCGGTCTCAGCGGTATCAATAGCATCAGCGGACCCGGTATGCTTGATTTTGAAAGCTGCCAGAGCCTCGAGAAACTGGTGCTCGACAATGAGCTGGCCGGGATGATCTTTCATCTTCTCCGCGGCATCGAGCCAAAGGAGGATTTCCCCGCCCTGCCCCACTTCCAGGAGCTTGTCAAAGAGGGCCATCTGCTGATCGCCAAGCACACACGAAAACACCTTCGCACAGAACATCATTTCCCCGGCCCCGTGATCGATCGGGCGAACAGCTCCCGCTGGCTTGAAGAAGGGGCTTTAACACTCAATGAACGGGCTCATCGCGAGGTTGAACGCATTCTCACCGCCTACCAGCCGACGACCCTGCCGCAATCGGTGAAAGCGGAATTGACCGAGCTGATGGAGCGCGAGGCGCGGCGCCATGGCATGGACGCCCTTCCCACACAAAGTTAA
- a CDS encoding corrinoid protein: MSLLSQISEQLQLGLEEEVAALTREAIQQNMTPKDILDNGLIAGMNIVGEKFRSHEFFLPDVLLAAKAMYAGMNEIKPLLIKDKVPSMGKVVIGTVRGDLHDIGKNLVGVMLRGAGFDVIDLGNDVPPAKFIETARNAGAKVIGMSALLTTTMPAMKEVVALLKSEGLTDQIHTIVGGAPVSQEYAREIGASAYSYDASNAVDRIRALMN; encoded by the coding sequence ATGAGCCTTCTAAGCCAGATATCCGAACAACTGCAGCTGGGCCTCGAGGAGGAGGTTGCCGCACTGACCCGTGAGGCGATTCAGCAGAACATGACGCCGAAGGATATACTCGACAACGGACTCATCGCAGGAATGAACATTGTCGGCGAGAAATTTCGCTCGCACGAGTTCTTTCTGCCGGATGTTCTACTGGCGGCGAAGGCGATGTACGCGGGCATGAACGAGATTAAGCCGCTGCTGATCAAAGACAAAGTCCCATCAATGGGCAAGGTCGTCATCGGGACGGTCCGGGGCGATCTCCATGATATCGGCAAAAACCTCGTCGGCGTGATGTTGCGAGGCGCCGGCTTTGATGTCATTGATTTAGGAAATGATGTTCCTCCCGCAAAATTTATTGAGACCGCCAGGAACGCCGGCGCGAAGGTTATCGGCATGTCCGCTCTCCTCACAACGACGATGCCCGCAATGAAAGAGGTTGTGGCGTTGTTGAAAAGCGAAGGGCTCACTGATCAAATTCATACTATCGTCGGCGGCGCTCCTGTTTCACAAGAGTACGCTCGGGAAATCGGCGCCAGCGCCTATAGCTATGATGCCTCCAATGCCGTTGACAGGATAAGGGCGCTGATGAATTGA